The nucleotide window CCTTCCTATCATGGTCAAATTGTTACTATGACATATCCTCTGATTGGTAATTATGGGATCAATAGAGATGATTTTGAAAGTATTCAACCAGCAATACAAGGTCTTGTCGTTAAAGAATGGGCCGAATATCCTTCTAACTTTAGAAATGAAATGACACTCGATGAACTCTTGAAATTGAAGGGAATCCCTGGCATTCATGGGGTAGACACCCGCCAGCTCACACGTCTGATCCGTCAATTTGGAACGATGAAGGGTAGACTTCTAGACAGTCTGGATCAAAAAGAGGATGAGTTGAACTCACTTCGCGACATTCAACTCCCTACGGATCAAGTCAAAAAGGTTTCGACAAGCAAGCCATATGTCGCACCCGGTAGAGGTCATCGCATCGTCTTAATTGATTATGGAATGAAACATGGAATCTTAAGAGAATTTACTCGTAGAAATTGCCATGTGACTGTTGTGCCGCATGACATGTCAGCTGAAGAGATTATGCAATTACAACCTGACGGAGTGATGCTTTCTAATGGACCTGGAGATCCGAAAAATGTGAGTGAAGGAATTGAAGTAGTAAGAGAATTGCTAGGAAAAACCCCAATTTTTGGCATATGTCTAGGCCACCAGCTAATAGCACTTGCCTGTCATGCAGATACAGTGAAAATGAAGTTTGGACACCGAGGGGTCAATCATCCTGTAAAAGACCTCCGTACCAACGAAGTATGGATGACTTCACAGAATCACGGATATGCAGTCGAACGATCATCTTTGGAAAATACAGATTTAATCATGACTCAATATGCTATTAATGATGACACGGTCGAAGGTCTCGAACATGAACTTTACAATGCTTTCTCTGTTCAATACCATCCTGAGAGTTCACCAGGGCCACAGGATTCTAATTCATTGTTTGATCAGTTTATATCTCGTATTCAGTCGGAAAAAGATAAAGGAGGATTCTCATGCCAAAGCGAAAAGACATTAATAAAATCTTAGTCATCGGATCGGGTCCAATCGTTATCGGACAAGCAGCAGAATTTGATTATGCAGGGACACAAGCTTGTCAGGCCCTTAAAGAAGAAGGATATGAAGTCATTTTAGCTAACTCTAACCCTGCCACGATTATGACTGACGAAACAGTAGCTGATCATATCTATATGGAGCCGTTAACAGTAGATTTTCTAGCAAAAATCATCCGCAAAGAGCAGCCAGAGGCACTTCTGCCAACATTAGGAGGACAGACAGGGCTTAACCTAGCAAGAGAACTAGATGAAAAAGGAATTTTAGAAGCTTATAATGTAGAGCTCCTTGGAACCAAATTAAGTGCGATCCAACAAGCAGAAGACCGGGATTTATTCCGCCAGTTGATGCATGAATTGAATGAACCTGTTCCAGATAGTACGATTGTCCATTCAGTGAATGAGGCTCTTGAGTTTGCAGAAAAAATCGGATACCCGTTGATTGTGCGCCCAGCGTACACACTTGGTGGTACAGGCGGTGGCATGTGCTATAGCGAAAAAGAATTAAAAGATATTACTCATCATGGGCTACACTTTTCACCTGTTAACCAATGTTTGATCGAAAAGAATATTGCTGGATTCAAAGAAATCGAGTATGAGGTGATGAGGGATGGAAGTGATCACGCAATAGTGGTCTGTAACATGGAAAATATCGACCCTGTTGGTGTACATACAGGCGATTCAATAGTAGTTGCTCCTTCACAGACATTGAGCGATCGGGAATATCAGATGTTACGTAATGTGTCACTTAAGATAATCCGTGCCTTGGAAATCGAAGGCGGTTGTAATGTACAGCTAGCGATCGATCCTCATAGTTTTGAATATTATATCATCGAAGTGAATCCGAGGGTGAGTCGTTCTTCTGCTCTAGCATCCAAGGCAACCGGTTATCCGATTGCGAAATTGGCAGCAAAAATTGCTGTCGGATTAACATTAGATGAGATGAAAAATCCAGTCACTGGACAAACATATGCACACTTCGAACCAGCGCTAGACTATATCGTAACTAAAATACCTAGATGGCCTTTTGACAAATTCCAAGCAGCAAACCGTACTCTTGGAACTCAAATGAAAGCTACTGGGGAAGTGATGTCAATAGGCAGATCCTTTGAAGAATCATTATTAAAAGGTATTCGTTCACTAGAAATCGAGACGATAGACTTACTCCAAACTTCTGCTAGCAGAATTTCCATGGAAGACTTGATGAAGAGATTGAAAAAACCTGATGATGAACGGTTGTTTTTAATAGCCGAAGCATTCAGAAGAGGGTTTACCATGGAGGACATTTATCTGTATACCAAAATAGATCGCTTTTACTTGTTTAAGTTAGAGCAGTTAGTTCTTTTGGAGAATCAGGTTCAGCAAAGCCCATG belongs to Halalkalibacillus sediminis and includes:
- a CDS encoding carbamoyl phosphate synthase small subunit; this encodes MCKRYLLLEDGSVFEGYAFGGELNNPDGEVVFNTGMTGYQETISDPSYHGQIVTMTYPLIGNYGINRDDFESIQPAIQGLVVKEWAEYPSNFRNEMTLDELLKLKGIPGIHGVDTRQLTRLIRQFGTMKGRLLDSLDQKEDELNSLRDIQLPTDQVKKVSTSKPYVAPGRGHRIVLIDYGMKHGILREFTRRNCHVTVVPHDMSAEEIMQLQPDGVMLSNGPGDPKNVSEGIEVVRELLGKTPIFGICLGHQLIALACHADTVKMKFGHRGVNHPVKDLRTNEVWMTSQNHGYAVERSSLENTDLIMTQYAINDDTVEGLEHELYNAFSVQYHPESSPGPQDSNSLFDQFISRIQSEKDKGGFSCQSEKTLIKS